Proteins encoded within one genomic window of Arachis ipaensis cultivar K30076 chromosome B08, Araip1.1, whole genome shotgun sequence:
- the LOC107610423 gene encoding uncharacterized protein LOC107610423 — protein sequence MIHDVQGFREPDRVENAMRDDDSDEEPVDIIRDNDDDTGVNPHTQHGPFKSWHTADGGATIGGSSTEFQIGQSFHNKDEVVLSVKDYSICRGVEYRVLESDHLKYHGKCKEFSKGCSWLIRISLRARKGTWEVMRYNGPHTCLATSISSDHRQLDYHVIYARIYPLVRADAAVTVKVLQQATEADYGFGPSYRKVDESTVYFHRPFWTFPPCIEAFRHCKPLVSIDDTHLYGKYGGTLLLAISQDRNSNILPIAFALVEEENAESWSFFLSNVRSHVTSQEGILVISDRYNGIKAAIKALENGWLPPHAFRAFCIRHVAANFSLSFKGKDARRMLVNAAYAKTEAEFYYWFDIIRNENPALCDWANRMEYDKWTQHEDSGRRFGHMTINIGKCVNSVLKGTRNLPVTSLVKSTYGRLAELFVVCGQTAEAQLGSGYEFCQALEKAIDRNIKDSRCQEVYRMTEVFNVYKQGFFPPIPEGLWPHMLDQQSFLILT from the exons ATGATTCATGATGTTCAAGGATTCAGGGAACCTGATCGAGTAGAGAATGCAATGCGGGACGATGACTCTGACGAGGAGCCTGTAGATATCATTAGGGACAACGATGATGACACTGGTGTTAATCCACATACACAGCACGGGCCCTTCAAGTCCTGGCACACA GCAGACGGAGGTGCTACAATTGGGGGTTCTTCTACTGAATTTCAGATTGGGCAATCATTCCATAATAAAGATGAAGTTGTTCTGAGTGTGAAGGACTATAGCATCTGTCGAGGTGTTGAGTACAGAGTCTTGGAATCGGATCATCTGAAGTATCATGGAAAATGCAAGGAGTTCAGCAAGGGTTGTAGTTGGTTGATTCGCATATCACTTCGTGCACGAAAGGGCACTTGGGAGGTTATGAGGTACAATGGTCCGCACACTTGCTTGGCCACCTCTATTTCCAGTGATCACCGACAGCTTGATTACCACGTTATCTATGCGAGGATTTATCCGTTGGTTAGGGCGGATGCTGCCGTTACGGTAAAGGTCCTGCAACAAGCAACAGAAGCCGATTACGGGTTCGGGCCTAGTTATAGGAAG GTCGATGAGTCAACGGTGTACTTTCATCGTCCTTTCTGGACATTTCCACCCTGCATCGAGGCCTTTCGGCATTGCAAGCCCCTGGTGAGTATTGACGATACCCACTtgtatggcaagtatggaggCACGTTACTGTTGGCGATATCGCAGGATAGGAACTCGAATATCCTCCCCATAGCCTTCGCCCTTGTGGAGGAAGAAAATGCGGAGTCATGGTCATTCTTCTTGTCCAATGTACGATCGCATGTGACATCGCAGGAGGGTATTCTTGTTATCTCTGACAGGTATAATGGCATCAAGGCTGCAATTAAGGCCCTCGAGAATGGTTGGCTGCCTCCACATGCTTTTCGAGCGTTCTGTATTCGTCATGTGGCAGCGAATTTTAGCCTTAGCTTTAAAGGTAaagatgcaaggaggatgctggtGAATGCTGCCTATGCAAAGACTGAAGCAGAGTTTTATTACTGGTTTGACATCATACGGAATGAGAATCCGGCCTTGTGTGACTGGGCCAACCGGATGGAGTATGACAAGTGGACCCAACATGAGGATAGCGGTAGACGGTTTGGGCACATGACAATTAACATTGGTAAATGTGTGAATTCCGTGTTAAAGGGAACTCGCAACCTTCCGGTCACTTCGTTGGTTAAGTCAACTTACGGGAGGCTTGCTGAGCTATTCGTGGTCTGCGGACAGACGGCGGAGGCACAACTGGGATCTGGGTATGAATTTTGTCAGGCGTTGGAGAAGGCTATTGATCGGAACATAAAAGACTCCAGGTGTCAGGAGGTGTATCGTATGACTGAGGTCTTCAACGTGTACAAGCAAGGGTTTTTTCCGCCTATCCCAGAAGGCCTATGGCCCCATATGCTGGACCAACAGTCATTCCTGATCCTAACATGA